The following coding sequences lie in one Periophthalmus magnuspinnatus isolate fPerMag1 chromosome 24, fPerMag1.2.pri, whole genome shotgun sequence genomic window:
- the LOC117393049 gene encoding bromo adjacent homology domain-containing 1 protein has product MTQARQKASLQQRRTAEWVDQSPLWTHGGAADEPWPERSLRFGRTKKIGEVMKRTKKKRKMAVEEKKEKSLDQNKKLDRRREKKRDRKLYPLRGRAAGSEGEGLSCHVILTRLEESQADSERKTRKDGHHKHLTLKRRGRKSKKDAKTLPKQKTKSNSASIADYMHVLQPRKRRLASLNAEAVNTLLLERPWDTQPAAKQARKQDEAVTVGGAAEGDATTKTTTPGPAGKVTLAPKMCQKFKAKKAKAKVKVKSNPFELSQESLDAPAPRRLAGLNAAALLKLTSTSATAKQRVKSTPTTTTTTTTTTATSSDCKTQAPTTMTQHARVKYKGRPPKHKGKRALASQHGCAACKKKSDFEPKVEWDSNGCTHRLTKPGYQSRSMMSYPLKQVKEEQMEAELSPYYCCPPKGSVEYCHRLAFFLGQQPYSESSNQQLKSALTPVKRECLMPSPSLTHSHPHTALTLSPHPCLCTADHCFSSYYVHITHPPHAGTASPTMTSRPLNFAPSGLCSGQMSGSKAGSGLAHPAYCNSVGAPCFGEACRMGGCAFRAMPPVTSRGCTFSAGCTGCTHNIKTESYSSPQADPSLMVSSSLPISTCPLSTPPTSTQNTKPQLLPPQPPARLKLAKECPQPAKTPTKPPAKSSAKTSNGSLSMGRTRLSQKQPPPPAPALSSTKQKRVTRRRATNGWRPVGVPTEKEVFIAGEDETALRQCYEGVERDGEVIRVRDTVLLRSGPRKKSLPYVAKISALWEDPKSGELMMSLFWYYRPEHTQGGRDPSAHCENEIFASRHQDENSVACIEDRCYVLPLAQYCRFCALVKRRAEGAPPGCRGRLVPSRPDFAPPTHRCVPSDIDPDLVYLCRHVYDFRYGRILKNLQ; this is encoded by the exons ATGACTCAGGCTCGGCAGAAGGCTTCCCTCCAGCAGAGGCGCACGGCTGAGTGGGTGGACCAGTCCCCTCTGTGGACACATGGTGGCGCCGCGGACGAGCCCTGGCCTGAGCGCTCGCTTCGGTTCGGCCGGACGAAGAAGATCGGCGAAGTCATGAAGAGGaccaagaagaagagaaagatggCGGTCGAGGAAAAGAAGGAGAAAAGTTTGGATCAGAACAAAAAGTTGGACCGAAGACGCGAGAAGAAACGCGATCGGAAACTGTATCCGTTGCGAGGGCGGGCGGCGGGTtcggagggggaggggcttagctgTCACGTGATCTTAACGCGAttggaggagagccaggcggaTTCTGAACGCAAAACGCGAAAAGACGGCCACCACAAACATTTAACTCTCAAACGAAGGGGTAGAAAAAGCAAGAAAGATGCTAAGACGCTACCAAAACAGAAAACGAAATCAAACAGCGCTAGCATCGCCGACTACATGCACGTCTTACAACCGCGGAAACGCAGATTAGCTTCGCTCAACGCAGAGGCGGTCAACACTTTACTGCTCGAGCGACCGTGGGATACTCAACCTGCTGCTAAACAAGCCAGAAAACAGGACGAGGCTGtgactgtagggggcgctgcgGAGGGAGACGCTACTACGAAAACTACTACACCGGGACCGGCCGGGAAAGTGACGCTAGCtccaaaaatgtgccaaaaattCAAGGCCAAAAAAGCGAAAgcgaaagtgaaagtgaaaagtaaTCCGTTTGAGTTGAGCCAGGAGAGTTTGGATGCGCCCGCGCCGAGACGGTTAGCGGGGCTCAATGCTGCTGCCTTGCTAAAGCTAACTAGCACATCCGCTACTGCTAAACAAAGGGTAAAGAGcactccaactactactactacaactactactactactgcaacttcGTCTGACTGCAAGACCCAAGCTCCTACGACTATGACGCAACACGCGAGGGTCAAATACAAGGGTAGACCACCGAAACACAAGGGCAAGAGGGCGCTAGCGTCGCAACACGGCTGCGCGGCGTGCAAGAAGAAGAGCGACTTCGAGCCAAAGGTGGAGTGGGATTCGAACGGCTGCACCCATCGTCTGACCAAACCGGGATACCAGTCGAGAAGCATGATGTCATACCCGCTGAAgcaagtgaaggaggagcagatggaggcGGAGCTCAGCCCGTACTACTGCTGCCCCCCGAAG GGTTCGGTGGAGTACTGTCACCGTTTGGCGTTCTTCTTGGGGCAGCAGCCGTACAGCGAGTCCAGCAACCAGCAGCTCAAATCGGCCTTGACCCCTGTGAAGCGGGAGTGCCTGATGCCCTCCCCGTCCCTCACCCACTCCCACCCGCACACCGCCCTCACCCTGAGCCCCCACCCGTGTCTCTGCACGGCCGATCACTGCTTCTCCAGCTACTACGTCCACATCACCCACCCACCCCACGCCGGGACCGCGTCCCCGACTATGACCTCGCGACCGTTGAACTTTGCCCCCTCCGGGTTGTGTTCGGGGCAGATGAGCGGGTCAAAAGCGGGGTCGGGTCTGGCGCACCCGGCTTACTGTAACTCTGTGGGCGCTCCCTGTTTCGGAGAGGCCTGCAGGATGGGCGGGTGCGCGTTCAGAGCCATGCCCCCCGTCACCAGCAGGGGGTGCACTTTCAGCGCGGGATGCACCGGGTGTACGCACAACATCAAAACAG AGAGCTACTCATCTCCTCAGGCCGACCCCTCCCTCAtggtctcctcctccctccccatctCCACCTGTCCCCTCTCGACTCCGCCCACCTCCACCCAAAACACCAAACCCCAGCTGCTGCCCCCCCAGCCCCCGGCCCGGCTAAAACTGGCCAAAGAATGTCCCCAGCCCGCCAAAACGCCCACCAAACCCCCCGCCAAATCCTCCGCCAAAACGTCCAACGGTTCCCTGTCGATGGGGCGCACGCGGCTGTCCCAGAAGCAGCCGCCTCCCCCCGCCCCCGCCCTCAGCTCCACCAAACAGAAGAGGGTCACGCGGCGGAGGGCCACGAACGGGTGGAGGCCGGTCGGAGTGCCTACGGAGAAGGAGGTCTTCATCGCG GGTGAGGATGAGACGGCCCTTCGTCAGTGTTACGAGGGCGTGGAGAGAGACGGCGAGGTCATCCGCGTTCGGGACACGGTGCTGCTGCGCTCCGGCCCCAGGAAGAAGTCCCTCCCCTACGTCGCCAAGATCTCCGCCCTGTGGGAGGACcccaaatcag GGGAGCTGATGATGAGTCTGTTCTGGTATTATCGACCGGAGCACACGCAGGGAGGTCGTGACCCCAGCGCACACTGTGAG AATGAGATTTTCGCCTCTCGGCATCAGGATGAAAATAGTGTGGCCTGTATCGAAGACAGATGCTACGTCCTGCCCCTCGCCCAGTACTGTAG ATTTTGTGCCTTGGTGAAGCGGCGTGCTGAAGGCGCTCCCCCTGGTTGCCGTGGGCGACTGGTGCCGTCTCGCCCCGACTTTGCCCCGCCCACTCACCGCTGCGTGCCCTCCGACATCGACCCCGACTTGGTGTACCTCTGCCGCCATGTTTATGACTTCCGCTACGGACGCATCCTCAAAAACCTccagtaa